Proteins co-encoded in one Thamnophis elegans isolate rThaEle1 chromosome 1, rThaEle1.pri, whole genome shotgun sequence genomic window:
- the LOC116504723 gene encoding LOW QUALITY PROTEIN: aldehyde dehydrogenase family 3 member B1-like (The sequence of the model RefSeq protein was modified relative to this genomic sequence to represent the inferred CDS: deleted 1 base in 1 codon), with amino-acid sequence MKGECLLQNTSHPVADEGEKWNFEHQTGEIVQSVFQGNWGKVQDISRQSEDQQCVTFTEHKLHEIPLEEECSVSPGRQTIIHQCKLTESINQRGGMQSSSSGQHGSRKFQVQHKFHDIPFRSCTGSSGHQTSRNQCNRTESSSQQGGMQSSSHMKQQQHQKPQDASNQSGSSGQSCRGQENRKPEENQSGSGSAGRPHSKGTSSQCQGSDSLNPYAGLVDCLRATWMSGKTRPREYRVTQLEALCHFLEERQADIQHALCEDLRKPCFETEVTEVLLVRNELAYALNNLNHWMKDESVSKNLMTQLDCAFIRKDPYGVVLIIGAFNFPLQLTLLPLVGAIAAGNCVILKPSEVSTCTERLLAEALPCYLDPQTFAVVTAGPEETGKLLENKFDYIFYTGSVRVGKIIMTAAAKHVTPLTLELGGKSPCYVDKNCCFQNAANRIVWGKFLNAGQTCIAPDYVICTLETQERLMPCLRHAICEFFGNEPKESADFGRMVNDRHFKRAQALLECGRVAIGGETDECERYIAPTVLADVKEWEPIMQEEVLAPILPIFNVKDMEEAIQFINCRDRPLAVYAFSCDSKVVNEVLDRTNSGGFCGNDVMLQATLITLPFGGVGCSGLGKYHGNFLSDTFTHFRGCLSRYIGLEAINRMRYPPYNDSNLRLAVASMEVRRRGMCTLL; translated from the exons ATGAAGGGAGAGTGTCTTCTCCAGAATACCAGCCATCCTGTGGCTGATGAAGGAGAAAAGTGGAATTTTGAGCATCAGA cTGGAGAAATAGTGCAAAGTGTATTTCAAGGAAATTGGGGCAAAGTTCAGGATATATCCAGACAATCTGAAGACCAGCAATGTGTTACCTTCACTGAACACAAACTTCATGAAATTCCTCTGGAAGAAGAATGCTCTGTGAGTCCAGGGAGGCAGACTATCATACATCAGTGCAAGCTCACGGAAAGTATTAACCAACGGGGTGGAATGCAGAGTAGCAGCTCAGGACAGCACGGATCCAGGAAATTTCAAGTTCAACACAAATTCCACGACattcccttcagaagttgcacTGGGAGTTCAGGGCACCAGACTAGCAGAAACCAGTGCAATCGCACGGAAAGTTCCAGTCAACAAGGTGGCATGCAAAGTAGCAGCCATATGAAGCAACAACAACACCAGAAACCCCAAGATGCTTCCAACCAAAGTGGCTCTTCAGGGCAAAGTTGCAGAGGACAAGAAAACAGAAAACCCGAGGAAAACCAAAGTGGGAGTGGCTCCGCAGGGAGACCCCATTCAAAGGGCACTTCCAGCCAATGCCAAGGCTCCGATAG TTTAAACCCCTATGCTGGCCTAGTGGATTGCTTACGTGCTACCTGGATGTCAGGAAAGACCCGTCCAAGAGAGTATCGTGTCACACAGCTGGAGGCCCTGTGTCACTTTCTGGAGGAAAGACAGGCCGATATCCAGCATGCCTTGTGTGAGGACCTACGCAAG CCCTGCTTTGAAACTGAGGTCACAGAGGTTTTGCTGGTCAGAAATGAATTGGCCTATGCTTTGAATAACTTAAACCATTGGATGAAGGATGAAAGCGTGAGCAAGAACCTG ATGACACAGCTGGATTGTGCCTTCATTCGCAAGGATCCATATGGTGTGGTGCTAATCATTGGAGCCTTTAACTTCCCCCTCCAGCTTACTTTGTTGCCCCTTGTGGGAGCCATTGCAGCTG GGAATTGTGTGATTCTCAAGCCTTCGGAGGTGAGCACCTGCACTGAAAGGCTCCTTGCAGAAGCGTTGCCTTGTTATCTGGATCCG caaACCTTTGCTGTGGTGACAGCTGGTCCTGAAGAAACAGGAAAATTACTGGAAAATAAGTTTGATTATATCTTCTATACAG GGAGTGTCCGTGTAGGAAAGATCATCATGACCGCTGCAGCAAAACATGTGACACCATTAACTCTGGAGCTGGGGGGTAAAAGTCCCTGTTATGTGGATAAAAACTGCTGTTTCCAGAATGCAGCCAACCGAATTGTATGGGGAAAATTCCTCAATGCTGGACAGACATGCATTGCACCAGATTATGTCATTTGTACACTTGAAACACAGGAGAGGTTGATGCCTTGCCTGCGCCACGCTATCTGTGAATTCTTTGGAAATGAACCCAAAGAGTCAGCTGATTTTGGCCGCATGGTCAATGACAGGCATTTCAAGCGGGCCCAAGCTTTGCTGGAATGTGGCCGGGTGGCCATTGGTGGAGAGACTGATGAGTGTGAGCGTTATATTG CTCCAACAGTGTTGGCAGATGTGAAGGAATGGGAGCCAATCATGCAAGAGGAAGTTCTTGCGCCCATCCTGCCAATATTCAATGTGAAAGATATGGAGGAGGCCATACAGTTCATCAATTGCAGAGATCGCCCACTAGCTGTGTATGCCTTTTCCTGTGATTCCAAG gTTGTGAACGAGGTACTGGACCGTACTAACAGTGGTGGCTTTTGCGGTAATGATGTCATGTTGCAAGCAACATTGATTACCCTACCATTTGGTGGCGTTG gATGCAGTGGATTGGGCAAGTACCATGGCAATTTTCTTTCGGACACATTTACTCACTTCCGT GGCTGTCTCTCGCGCTATATAGGCTTGGAAGCAATCAACAGAATGCGCTACCCACCATACAATGATAGTAATTTGAGATTGGCGGTTGCCTCTATGGAGGTCAGGCGTAGGGGAATGTGCACTTTGTTGTAA